In the Clostridium beijerinckii genome, one interval contains:
- the spoVE gene encoding stage V sporulation protein E produces MKVIGSKRKSKMGEIDYGIFYTVALLLTIGVVMVYSASSYYAMFMYKDSMFFLKKELMAGVVGVIAMAVAMSVDYHKIKKYTAIIMIATIPILLAVFLFPGTNGAQRWINLGPLSFQPSELAKYVVVLFLARSLEVKGEGVKDFKTGIVPYLATSGFYAAIVLAEKNLSIASVIMIVTFLVLFAAGGRIKHLFGIVAPALVAAAVAFTVLEPYRMKRLMSFTNPWKDPIGDGYQLIQSFYALGAGGVTGLGLGQSRQKTLYMPEPHNDFIFSIIGEELGLIGCICIILLFVIFVWRGISVAMKARDTYGTLLAIGITGVVAVQSLINIAVVTGSMPVTGVPLPFISYGGTSLVINMTAIGILLNISRQTEGKDEFKEI; encoded by the coding sequence ATGAAGGTCATTGGGTCCAAAAGAAAATCAAAAATGGGTGAAATAGATTATGGAATATTTTATACAGTAGCATTACTTTTAACAATTGGTGTGGTTATGGTATATTCTGCAAGTTCTTATTATGCTATGTTTATGTATAAAGATAGCATGTTTTTTCTGAAAAAAGAATTAATGGCAGGGGTTGTTGGAGTTATAGCGATGGCAGTAGCGATGAGTGTTGATTATCATAAGATAAAGAAATATACGGCTATAATAATGATAGCGACTATACCTATACTATTAGCAGTATTTCTTTTTCCAGGAACTAATGGAGCGCAAAGATGGATTAATTTAGGTCCGTTAAGCTTTCAACCATCTGAGCTTGCAAAATATGTTGTGGTGCTCTTTTTAGCAAGAAGCCTTGAAGTGAAAGGTGAAGGAGTAAAAGATTTTAAAACTGGAATAGTTCCTTATTTAGCTACATCAGGATTTTATGCAGCTATTGTATTAGCTGAAAAAAATTTAAGTATAGCTTCTGTTATAATGATAGTTACATTTCTTGTTTTGTTTGCAGCAGGTGGAAGAATAAAGCATTTATTTGGAATTGTTGCGCCAGCATTAGTTGCAGCAGCAGTTGCATTTACAGTATTAGAACCGTATAGAATGAAAAGGTTAATGAGTTTTACAAATCCATGGAAAGATCCAATAGGAGATGGATATCAACTTATACAATCATTTTATGCATTAGGTGCTGGAGGGGTTACAGGGCTTGGTCTTGGCCAATCAAGGCAAAAAACTTTGTATATGCCAGAGCCACATAATGATTTTATTTTCTCCATTATCGGCGAGGAATTGGGGCTTATTGGATGTATATGTATAATATTACTTTTTGTAATATTTGTTTGGAGAGGAATAAGTGTAGCGATGAAAGCTAGAGACACATATGGTACTCTTCTTGCAATAGGCATAACTGGAGTTGTAGCAGTTCAATCTTTAATAAATATTGCAGTTGTTACAGGATCGATGCCAGTTACAGGGGTTCCGCTACCGTTTATTAGTTATGGGGGAACTTCATTAGTAATAAATATGACGGCAATAGGAATACTTTTAAACATATCAAGGCAAACTGAAGGAAAAGATGAATTTAAGGAAATATAA
- a CDS encoding YggS family pyridoxal phosphate-dependent enzyme yields MGIKQNIEELRSKLPEQVTLLAVSKTKPLEALEDAYMAGMRDFGENKVQELVKKSENFHEDVRWHFIGQLQSNKVKYLVDKVHLIHSLSSISLLNEIEKQFSKVNKVANTLIQINIGREESKSGILEEDLYEFIEAIEKCKFVSVKGIMVIIPIGDEESNRKYFKKTKKIFDELKEKNYNNISMKILSMGMTHDFMTAIEEGSNLVRIGTGIFGERNYNLGGENNG; encoded by the coding sequence ATGGGAATTAAGCAAAATATTGAAGAACTAAGATCCAAACTTCCAGAACAAGTAACGCTCTTAGCTGTTTCAAAAACGAAGCCATTAGAGGCTCTAGAAGATGCGTATATGGCAGGAATGAGAGATTTTGGGGAAAATAAAGTTCAAGAATTAGTAAAAAAATCCGAAAATTTTCATGAGGATGTACGATGGCATTTTATAGGACAGCTTCAAAGTAATAAAGTTAAGTATTTAGTAGATAAGGTACATTTGATACATTCTTTATCTAGTATTAGTTTGCTAAATGAAATTGAAAAGCAGTTTAGTAAAGTTAACAAGGTTGCTAATACTTTAATCCAAATTAATATTGGAAGAGAGGAAAGCAAAAGTGGAATTTTGGAAGAAGATTTATATGAATTCATAGAAGCAATTGAAAAATGCAAATTTGTTTCTGTAAAAGGTATAATGGTTATTATTCCAATAGGGGATGAAGAAAGCAATAGAAAATATTTTAAGAAAACAAAAAAAATATTTGATGAGCTTAAGGAAAAAAATTATAATAATATTAGTATGAAAATATTATCAATGGGGATGACTCATGATTTTATGACAGCTATAGAAGAAGGTTCTAACTTAGTAAGAATAGGAACAGGAATATTTGGAGAAAGAAATTATAATTTAGGAGGCGAAAATAATGGGTAA
- a CDS encoding small basic family protein, with product MIAIIGLLIGIILGFVLDVNISDKLSPYMSVAILACLDSVFGAVRGNLSKNFQADIFISGFFGNALLAAGLAYLGDKLGIPIYMAAVIVFGGRIFDNFAIIRRLLLEEFKIRRRNRSRNNSIDKENHDDK from the coding sequence TTGATAGCAATTATAGGACTACTAATCGGAATAATACTTGGATTTGTATTAGATGTTAATATATCTGATAAATTGTCACCATACATGTCTGTTGCAATACTAGCATGTTTGGATTCAGTTTTTGGAGCAGTCAGAGGAAATCTCTCTAAAAACTTTCAAGCAGATATATTCATATCTGGATTTTTTGGAAATGCATTACTTGCAGCAGGACTTGCTTATTTAGGTGATAAGCTTGGAATACCTATATATATGGCGGCGGTAATAGTTTTCGGAGGAAGAATATTTGATAACTTCGCAATAATACGCAGACTATTATTAGAAGAATTTAAAATAAGAAGAAGAAATAGGTCTAGAAATAATTCTATAGATAAAGAAAATCATGATGATAAATAG
- the mraY gene encoding phospho-N-acetylmuramoyl-pentapeptide-transferase: MGEAINLLINSKILAPLIMGFLFSIVLGPIFIPILHKLKFGQNIRKEGPKSHQKKSGTPTMGGLIFFIATATAILIMGQKPMSREMILLYSFLAFGFIGFLDDILKIIHKDNLGLRAAQKMILLVLFSVALAWYGYTNVGTDILIPFINQNFRLNLGILYIPFIVVYYAAVTNAVNLTDGIDGLATSVTVIVLTFFAIIGFRTQNVEVAVFAIALAGALLGFLKFNAFPAKIFMGDTGSLALGGVIGTIALMLKMELFVIIVGGIYLIETLSVIIQVTSFKLTGKRVFRMSPIHHHFEQVGWSEVKIVTIFSSITAILCIIGFVAL, encoded by the coding sequence ATGGGGGAAGCAATAAACTTATTAATTAACTCAAAAATTTTAGCACCATTAATTATGGGGTTCTTATTTTCAATAGTACTTGGACCAATATTTATACCGATATTACACAAGTTGAAATTTGGTCAAAATATAAGAAAAGAAGGACCTAAAAGTCATCAGAAAAAATCTGGAACACCAACAATGGGAGGGCTTATATTTTTTATAGCTACAGCTACAGCTATATTAATTATGGGGCAAAAACCTATGAGTAGAGAAATGATATTACTTTATTCATTTTTAGCTTTTGGATTTATTGGATTTTTAGATGATATTTTAAAAATAATTCATAAAGATAATCTAGGATTAAGAGCAGCGCAAAAGATGATTTTGCTAGTCTTATTTTCAGTAGCTTTAGCATGGTATGGATATACAAATGTGGGTACAGATATTTTGATTCCATTTATAAATCAAAATTTTAGATTGAATTTAGGAATACTATACATACCATTTATAGTAGTATATTATGCAGCAGTAACTAATGCTGTAAACTTAACTGACGGAATAGATGGACTTGCAACTTCAGTTACGGTTATAGTGTTAACTTTCTTTGCTATCATTGGTTTTAGAACACAGAATGTTGAAGTAGCAGTTTTTGCAATAGCATTAGCTGGAGCATTACTTGGATTTTTAAAATTTAATGCTTTCCCTGCAAAGATATTTATGGGTGATACAGGTTCGCTAGCTCTAGGGGGAGTTATTGGAACAATAGCATTAATGTTAAAAATGGAGTTGTTTGTGATTATAGTTGGAGGAATATATTTAATCGAAACATTGTCTGTTATAATTCAAGTTACATCATTTAAATTAACAGGTAAAAGAGTATTTAGAATGTCTCCGATCCATCATCACTTTGAGCAAGTTGGGTGGAGTGAAGTAAAAATAGTAACAATTTTTTCAAGCATTACAGCAATTTTATGTATAATTGGCTTTGTAGCACTTTAA
- a CDS encoding DUF881 domain-containing protein produces the protein MKISRSQLFIAIVCGLLGFLLAYQFKVLSNKNIESKISNYDKNDIISEVESLKKEKEELASTNSKLSDQLKQMEETAAKNGDMGQDIKNQLDEARMHLGIVDVKGQGIVLTITPKTSIFGSTTNDSSRDLGEDELVHIVNLLWYSGAEAISINDIRITPQTGIKTAGNGIAIGSTGKVYPRDKIIIKAIGDKGRLNVGISFPGSLEYLALPNYNNEVKSEDDIFIGKSKQSLKSDFIKSVKE, from the coding sequence ATGAAGATATCTAGATCACAATTATTTATAGCAATTGTTTGTGGACTTTTAGGCTTTTTATTGGCATATCAATTTAAGGTATTATCAAATAAGAATATAGAGTCAAAAATTAGTAATTATGATAAAAACGATATTATTTCAGAAGTTGAATCTCTAAAAAAAGAAAAAGAAGAATTAGCGTCAACAAATTCAAAGTTATCCGATCAGTTAAAACAAATGGAAGAAACAGCAGCTAAAAATGGTGACATGGGGCAAGATATAAAAAATCAACTTGATGAGGCTAGAATGCATTTAGGTATAGTTGATGTTAAAGGGCAGGGCATTGTTCTTACAATAACACCTAAAACATCTATTTTTGGTTCTACGACAAATGATAGTAGCAGAGATCTAGGAGAAGATGAATTGGTTCATATAGTTAACTTACTTTGGTATTCAGGAGCTGAGGCAATATCTATAAATGATATTAGAATAACACCACAAACGGGAATAAAAACTGCTGGAAATGGAATAGCCATAGGTTCGACTGGGAAAGTTTATCCTAGAGATAAAATTATAATTAAGGCAATTGGAGACAAGGGCAGACTTAACGTTGGAATTTCTTTCCCAGGTTCATTAGAATATCTTGCTCTTCCTAACTACAATAATGAAGTTAAATCAGAAGATGATATATTTATAGGAAAATCAAAACAGTCATTGAAGAGTGACTTTATTAAATCAGTTAAAGAATAG
- a CDS encoding YggT family protein: MIYSVYIVIDMFLNILELAIFIECIVSWIPQIQGNKFIDLLHSFVSPVLEPIRKLQYRLSPGLPLDFSPIFALIIINFLQRIIP, from the coding sequence ATGATATATAGTGTTTACATAGTTATTGATATGTTTCTAAACATATTAGAGCTAGCTATATTCATAGAATGTATAGTTTCGTGGATACCACAAATTCAGGGGAATAAATTTATTGATTTACTACACAGTTTTGTTAGTCCCGTTTTAGAACCAATTAGAAAGTTACAATATAGATTAAGTCCTGGATTACCATTGGATTTTTCACCTATATTTGCATTGATTATTATAAATTTTTTACAAAGGATTATACCATAA
- a CDS encoding cell division protein SepF — MGNVISKVKSLLGFEDYEEYDEYEEEQYEEQVKDEDEIEPVITNKKNSKVVNIHTSSTTKVTITKPIDYEEATEICEALKNRRIVLVNTTVLELKIAQRLLDFISGSCYALGGELQQIEKGVYILSPSNVEVTNELKNELSSKALFNWSK; from the coding sequence ATGGGTAATGTTATATCAAAAGTTAAATCTTTATTAGGGTTTGAGGACTACGAGGAGTATGACGAGTACGAAGAAGAACAATACGAAGAACAGGTGAAGGATGAAGACGAAATAGAACCTGTTATTACCAATAAGAAGAATAGTAAGGTTGTAAATATCCATACATCTTCGACTACAAAGGTAACAATAACTAAGCCAATCGATTATGAAGAGGCTACTGAAATTTGTGAAGCACTTAAGAATAGAAGAATAGTATTAGTAAACACAACGGTTTTGGAACTAAAGATTGCACAAAGATTATTAGATTTCATCAGTGGTTCATGTTATGCTTTAGGCGGAGAATTACAACAAATTGAAAAGGGAGTATATATTCTTTCACCATCAAATGTAGAAGTAACAAATGAATTAAAAAATGAACTAAGTTCAAAAGCTCTATTTAATTGGTCAAAATAG
- a CDS encoding UDP-N-acetylmuramoyl-tripeptide--D-alanyl-D-alanine ligase — protein MDLNLAEIIKAVDGEIIVKNNEGIFNKISTDTRKIQENNLFIALKGENFNGNDYTIQAIEKGASIIIIDDVKFKIEELKNRGTIIKVKDTKEALGDLARFYRKKIGVKVVGITGSTGKTSTKDLVAAFLSGKYKVFKTQGNFNNEIGLPLMIFELSKDYDIAVLEMGMSNFGEINKLASIALPDVGAITNIGVAHIEYLKTRENILKEKMSITDFFENKNSLIVNCENDMLKTIVECDKFNLERVGYDSTYNLYSKNIKLTSENTSFDVVTDDNENYRFTLNMVGEHNVLNALIGIQIARNFGLTFEEMEKGLGNFNATSMRLEVINKDKFTIINDSYNANPDSMKAALEVLKNYSGSRKIAVLGTMGELGDYAEEAHIQVGEFAKDKADILLTTGEFKEYYKKGFGERTMVFESKQELMQRLTDMIKVNDTILIKASRSAKFEEITKYL, from the coding sequence TTGGATTTAAATTTAGCGGAAATAATTAAGGCAGTGGATGGAGAAATAATAGTTAAAAATAACGAAGGTATTTTTAATAAGATTTCAACTGATACTAGAAAAATTCAGGAAAATAATTTATTCATTGCATTAAAAGGAGAGAATTTTAATGGCAATGATTATACAATACAAGCTATCGAAAAAGGGGCATCTATAATAATAATTGATGATGTGAAGTTTAAAATTGAAGAGTTAAAAAATAGGGGAACTATTATTAAAGTAAAAGATACTAAAGAAGCTTTAGGAGATTTGGCTAGGTTTTACAGAAAGAAAATTGGAGTAAAGGTAGTTGGGATAACAGGATCTACTGGTAAGACTTCAACAAAAGATTTAGTAGCTGCATTTCTAAGTGGAAAATACAAAGTTTTTAAAACTCAAGGAAATTTCAATAACGAAATTGGATTACCACTTATGATATTTGAACTTTCTAAAGATTATGATATAGCTGTCCTTGAAATGGGAATGAGTAATTTTGGAGAGATAAACAAGTTGGCGAGTATTGCACTTCCGGATGTTGGTGCAATAACTAATATTGGAGTGGCTCATATAGAATATTTGAAGACTAGAGAAAATATACTTAAAGAGAAGATGTCTATAACAGATTTCTTTGAAAACAAAAACTCATTAATAGTGAACTGTGAAAATGATATGCTAAAAACAATAGTTGAGTGTGATAAGTTTAATTTAGAGAGAGTAGGTTATGATTCTACTTATAATCTTTACTCTAAGAATATAAAATTAACATCTGAAAATACTTCGTTTGATGTAGTTACTGATGATAATGAAAATTATAGATTTACTCTAAATATGGTCGGAGAACATAATGTTTTAAACGCACTTATAGGAATACAAATAGCAAGAAATTTTGGGTTGACTTTTGAAGAGATGGAAAAGGGGTTAGGGAATTTTAATGCTACTTCTATGAGACTTGAAGTTATAAATAAAGATAAGTTTACTATTATAAATGATTCTTATAATGCTAATCCAGATTCAATGAAAGCTGCACTTGAAGTGCTAAAAAATTATTCTGGATCAAGGAAAATCGCAGTACTTGGAACTATGGGTGAACTTGGAGATTATGCGGAAGAAGCACATATCCAAGTTGGTGAATTTGCGAAAGATAAGGCAGATATTTTATTGACTACTGGTGAATTTAAAGAGTATTATAAGAAAGGCTTTGGAGAGCGTACAATGGTGTTTGAGAGTAAACAAGAATTAATGCAGAGGTTAACTGATATGATTAAAGTAAATGATACTATTTTAATTAAAGCATCTAGAAGTGCAAAATTTGAGGAAATAACCAAATATCTATAG
- a CDS encoding DivIVA domain-containing protein, with translation MKLTPMDINNKEFKKGLRGYNSDEVDEFLDEVVDNYEELYKENANLKEKLANLNEKVEHYSKIESTIQNTLILAQNAAEQAKNSAKKEAEFMMKNANETAQKVMDKAHNDVIQINDEYERVKQEFIKFRAKYRNFMNAQLETFDDLEKDFIKNYNVSDPIEDDEVTNIEKIVEKEVASTTSGLSENIEAEENDPSLNDELNEIKSFFVQGE, from the coding sequence ATGAAGTTGACACCAATGGATATAAACAACAAGGAATTTAAAAAGGGATTAAGAGGATATAATTCTGATGAAGTTGATGAATTTTTGGATGAAGTAGTAGATAACTATGAAGAGCTTTATAAAGAAAATGCAAATCTAAAAGAGAAGCTTGCTAATTTGAATGAAAAGGTAGAGCATTACTCTAAAATCGAAAGTACTATACAAAATACATTGATATTAGCTCAAAATGCTGCAGAGCAAGCAAAAAATTCGGCTAAAAAAGAAGCCGAATTTATGATGAAAAATGCTAACGAAACTGCTCAGAAGGTTATGGATAAGGCACATAATGATGTTATTCAAATAAATGATGAATATGAAAGAGTTAAACAAGAATTTATTAAATTTAGAGCAAAATATAGAAACTTCATGAATGCACAGTTAGAAACATTTGATGATTTAGAGAAGGATTTTATAAAAAATTATAATGTATCTGATCCTATAGAAGATGATGAAGTAACTAATATAGAAAAAATAGTTGAAAAAGAAGTTGCAAGCACTACGAGTGGATTAAGTGAAAATATAGAGGCTGAAGAAAATGATCCTTCATTGAATGATGAATTAAATGAGATTAAAAGTTTTTTTGTTCAAGGTGAATAA
- a CDS encoding cell division protein FtsQ/DivIB, producing MVKTNNNKLILRSQRRRLIRKIIMTIIVLFIVGTIFAIKSNFFIIKKVSILGNPVMSGEDVKNGTENLIGQNILFINKQNIISNAKKNPYVENVEISKSYPKQVNIKISEKEGIYYVEKDGYKYVLDNDGNLLEKTDSVENRSLVNVKGIDLKDVALGQKMIDDSRVLDFLDIFYQIIKINPTNYKIDYVDISDFTNIKVYVGEVEGRLGNDENIPDKMNKLLHIIQNPDIGIVKGYVDVGFNGAPVYYKEER from the coding sequence ATGGTAAAAACGAATAATAATAAATTGATCTTGAGGTCGCAAAGAAGAAGACTAATAAGGAAAATAATTATGACTATTATAGTCCTATTTATAGTGGGAACAATTTTTGCAATAAAATCGAATTTTTTCATTATTAAAAAGGTTTCTATTTTAGGTAATCCAGTAATGAGTGGAGAAGATGTTAAGAATGGCACAGAGAATCTAATAGGACAGAATATTCTATTTATAAATAAACAAAATATAATAAGCAATGCTAAAAAGAATCCATACGTAGAAAATGTTGAAATAAGCAAGTCGTATCCTAAACAAGTTAATATAAAGATCTCAGAAAAAGAGGGGATTTATTATGTTGAAAAAGATGGATATAAATATGTTTTGGATAATGATGGAAATTTACTTGAAAAAACAGATAGCGTTGAAAACAGAAGTTTAGTTAATGTTAAAGGAATAGATTTAAAAGATGTAGCGCTAGGACAAAAGATGATAGATGACAGTAGAGTATTAGATTTTTTAGATATTTTTTATCAAATTATAAAGATCAATCCGACAAATTATAAAATTGATTATGTTGATATAAGTGATTTTACTAACATAAAGGTATATGTTGGTGAAGTAGAAGGAAGACTTGGTAATGATGAAAATATACCAGATAAAATGAATAAATTATTACATATAATTCAAAATCCTGATATAGGGATTGTTAAGGGATATGTAGATGTAGGATTTAATGGTGCGCCTGTATATTATAAGGAAGAAAGGTAG
- a CDS encoding DUF881 domain-containing protein: MKNNKGFFFVFIATIILGVLISMNFNFKGIQSYSQLNATEYQNAVEERAALYRDIGNLQEDNNEKKDKIRNYAQNDKKNDKILDDMKTQISDYKSFIGSNNVEGPGIILKINDGTTNALEENTDEINNKLLHDNDMALVLNELRVAGAEAISVNNHRILPWSGVICNWAFLGFDDGGMEYAPFNIYAIGDPEKLKAALLEDGSHVKQLMLRKLYVDIKVVDKIIMPPTTANSNVKYMSRDESKK; encoded by the coding sequence ATGAAAAATAATAAAGGTTTTTTCTTTGTTTTCATTGCAACCATAATATTAGGGGTTTTAATATCAATGAATTTTAATTTTAAAGGTATTCAGTCCTATAGTCAATTAAATGCAACAGAGTACCAAAATGCTGTTGAAGAAAGGGCAGCATTATATAGAGACATTGGAAATCTTCAAGAAGATAATAATGAGAAAAAAGATAAGATTAGGAATTATGCTCAGAATGATAAAAAAAATGATAAGATCCTTGATGATATGAAAACTCAAATTAGTGATTATAAATCATTTATTGGGTCAAATAACGTAGAGGGACCAGGAATTATACTTAAGATAAATGATGGAACTACAAATGCTCTTGAAGAAAATACAGATGAAATAAATAATAAGCTTTTACATGATAATGATATGGCGCTTGTTTTAAATGAACTTAGAGTGGCTGGAGCTGAGGCGATTAGTGTTAATAACCATAGAATACTTCCATGGTCTGGAGTAATTTGTAATTGGGCATTTTTAGGGTTTGATGATGGTGGAATGGAGTATGCTCCTTTTAATATATATGCCATAGGAGATCCAGAAAAATTGAAGGCGGCTTTACTTGAAGATGGAAGCCATGTTAAACAATTAATGCTTAGAAAACTTTATGTTGATATTAAAGTTGTAGATAAAATAATTATGCCGCCAACGACAGCAAATTCAAATGTAAAATATATGAGTAGAGATGAAAGTAAAAAATGA